AATTTGGCAAAAATCCGACATAAAACAATGTAATGTTGCATTTCAATAGCGACACTAATGCTTGCGTCACAAAAGGCCTTCAGTGTCGGTTTCATTGCTTAATCCGCCACTATATAGCGTCGGTTTAAAGCGACACTGACATTAGCGTCGCTTTAAACCAACGTACAATTGaacattaattataatatatccATAACATTGCGTCGGTTCTAACCGACATTCCCATAAAAttatagaaataaaatataccTAAACCGACGTTATataaccattaaataaataaaatattcaaatttagcaatttaattataatatatagcAACCCTGCTGTCGGATCTAACCGACATTGTCttacaattaaataaataaaatatactaAACCGACGTTagataacaattaaataaaaaaatattcaaagtcAGCAATTTTCTTCCCTCATTCTCAACATATTATTTTCAGTCATCAGCAATGCCATTGCACTATTAGATGACCTCCTGGAGGAATTTGatgtagaagatgaagaagatgcaTAGGACACCATATCAGGAGTCACCCCATGACCATACCCTCTGACTCTGTTATGAGTCTCAGGACCCATTGTATCAACATAAACACGGGTCCTAAGTTCTTCATTATCCTCTTGGCCCGACTCAATCAAATTTTGCAAATTGCCCTCCATGGTTGCCTTGcattacaattaaaaaaaaaaaatcaaactatagtaaaacagaaaaataagttatacatattaaaaattaataacaacaaaagataaacacgAAAAAATCAACGAAAACATCAATTACCGCTGTACGCTCCGACGTTTCATCAATCCAACTTTTATCCTTTCGTGTATGACATTCACGGAAAATGGTTACTGGATCTGCCTCTTTCCCATGCTTGTTCCGCTTTATGAAAAATAAAGTTTCATACAAGCAATTTTTAGCACCtcatactaaaaataaaatgtataactatgtattatttaaaattaataacataTCTTTAAAGTGAACAATCCTTACAAATTCTTGCCGTTTTCTTGCAAAAGATTTTGTCCCAGTAGTATGgttcattgttttctttttccgaTTAATCTTATTTTTCTCAGCAACCTCCTGACAAAAAAGGGGAATTTTTTAGGCAGATTTAAAGTTAAAACGAAATAAATCATATAACAATTACCCTAGTTTTTTCCTGATTCCAGTGTGCCACCAATGCAGCCCAATCTGCAGAATTCACTTCAGGAGGAGGGTGGCTGCGCTCCTCTTCTGCTCTTTCAGAATAATGCtctttttttaacttatttctATATTCCTTATGTGCATGCTCAGCAATCTTAAGCGTCATATGACGAATTATAGGCATTTTCACAATATCAGCATcatcaaaaaaaatatttccctgcattcataaaaaaataatcaagccAACCAATCACTATTAAATTTATCGGTTTTGTTCTTCTAttttcaaggaaaaaaaaattatatatataccttTATTCTATTCCACAAAACTTCCTTGACTTCTTGCTTAATCTTACGCCAATCCCTCTCCAACGGGAAATTTCTGTTGTCTCGTACCTCCGCTGCTACAAGTCTTGAAAATGCATTAGAATTATCACTAATGCATTTTCCGGACGAATCAAACGAACAAAGCTGTTTCGTCCATTTAGGAATTGAGGGTCCCCGCCTCCGTTGAGATGTTCCTTATTATAACATAAAAGAAGCAATtaaaaacacacaaacaaaTGTAGATTTTCAGTTTAAACATAATACTAGtttaaacacaaaacaaaactgaAATTATAATAATTCCAAAACGAACCACCCTCGAACTCCTCTTCCATATGAAGTTCCTCAAAACGTTGTTCTTGACAAGAATTATCCATAGCAAATTTTAGTGGAATGAATATGGCTGAAATGAGGGAAAGAGAAATGGGAGAAGGGGAGGAAGTAAACGAGAGAGGGAAATGAAAGAGAGAAATGGAAGCACGGAAAAATGGGAAAGAAGGGGCTCAAATATGGATACAAGTTCAGCGTCGAATTATGAAGATATTACGTCAGTCCAAACCGACACTACCACTGACAAACTGAGACTTTTATACATTGCGTCGAAATATTTACATATTGCGTCGGTTCAAACCGACGCAATTCCTGACATGGACCAGCTACACCTAGCCTGACATAGGTTTACTTAAAAGCCTGACAGGCTTTTGACTAAACGCAAGTGGCGTCGAAATAGGAGAGCTTTGCGTCGGAATAGGGTGAGATtgcgtcggtttaaaccgacgttACACTGACACATTGACTGTCGTATCAGTGGCCTCGAAAATGCAAAGATTGCGTCGGAATAAGATCGCTTTGCGTCAGAATAAGATATCTTTGCGTCGGATTAGTAAGGGATTGCGTCGGTTCAAACCGACGCAAACTTTGACATGACTGAAATAAGTTTTCCACACCATTTCCCCGTGCAAAAAAACCGGGAAAATTCCCGCCCACAATATTTAAACTAAACCGACGCAGATTACATATGCCGTCGGCTAAAAGCGACAGtaagcaagaaaaaaaaaaacgtttaaCCCTTCGTTAAAAAATAAGTTGTTATGTTATCTCATATaatattttaacataaaaaacaacttataaataatatttaataaaaaacagaaatatAATTTACAATAAAATATCATCAAACACTAAGTGAAAGAACAAGGGGAGGGTATATAAAGACCCTCAATCCGTAGCTACAACCGACACTaagttttaaaatattttaaaaaactaaaatctatgtcGCTCAGAACTGACGCAGgctttaaattatttaaaaacaataatttatgtcgcttaaaagcgacactaaTACTTTATGTCGCTAAAAAGCGACgctattatttaaaattattaaaatatatgtcGGTTCTAAGCGACGTTAAatgtttacgtcggtttaaaagcgacGTAGACATTTTATGAAGCTAAAAAACGACAGTAAATCCGACGTCATCTTCAGTTAGTGTCGCAACTGTCTTATCCGTCACTATATTAAATTAAACCGACGCCATCCACTGACACTATAaggcccttttgtagtagtgtttcCTTATTATTAATCTGCCAATGAAAGCCtattttctaaatttcatattaaaaaagataaagttttataaaaaaaaaaaaactaaaaccgaACTGaacaaaaccgaaccgaatcgaaccgaaaaaaccaaagaaaattgaaCCAAATGAAACCGAACCTACTTCTATAATAACCTACAGTTTCACagcgttgatttttttttgaaattctaaCGGTAGAAGGATAATTTGTTGCCATAAAAGTTTTACGCATCGTATGTTAATCTTCTAATCCATCAAACCTCCTAACATGGCTGTGTACACACCTTTTTCTACTTCATACATTCAAATACACTTAAGCTGGCAAcaagaaatttttcattatgTCTCAAACGGAAGGATACACAAATTGTCAAAATATtagacaaatttttttattcgaTTATATCATGGCTACACAAATTGTCAAAATATtagacaaatttttttattcgaTTATATCATGGCGTTTAATGTACCTTCCCCTATGGTCACGAAGCATTGAAACTCTGACGCTGCCAACGAAGGGAGTCAAGGGACACATTCTTCAGTCTTCAATGCGTTTCCACGCAGTTTGCGTatccaactctctctctcctgtctctctttctctctcctcatcAGTAGTTAAAGCTGCGTTGACTCAACGAAGCCACATTTTGAAATCCACACCTTCACCCACCCCCATTTTCCCCTCTTCCAATTttacccctctctctcttcccaaaCCTTCCTTCCTCCGCCGGCTATCCCCTCTCTCTGCAACCCCAGCTCACTTTCCAAACAGCTTTCGTCGAAATCCCCGTCAATTCGACCTCCCTTATGGGCAAAGGCGCTCACCCCTTCAGCTCACATACAACATCGTAGCCGGTAgctcttcaatttttgtttttttttctgatttaatttttaatttgggggagaaatgaagaggttgaGATCCAGCGACGATCTCGATTCCTTCAGTAAGGATCCGAATCCTAACCCGAACCCGAGCTCA
This is a stretch of genomic DNA from Malus domestica chromosome 02, GDT2T_hap1. It encodes these proteins:
- the LOC139192106 gene encoding uncharacterized protein, translated to MDNSCQEQRFEELHMEEEFEGGTSQRRRGPSIPKWTKQLCSFDSSGKCISDNSNAFSRLVAAEVRDNRNFPLERDWRKIKQEVKEVLWNRIKGNIFFDDADIVKMPIIRHMTLKIAEHAHKEYRNKLKKEHYSERAEEERSHPPPEVNSADWAALVAHWNQEKTREVAEKNKINRKKKTMNHTTGTKSFARKRQEFRNKHGKEADPVTIFRECHTRKDKSWIDETSERTAATMEGNLQNLIESGQEDNEELRTRVYVDTMGPETHNRVRGYGHGVTPDMVSYASSSSSTSNSSRRSSNSAMALLMTENNMLRMREENC